A single window of Polaribacter sp. SA4-10 DNA harbors:
- a CDS encoding glycosyltransferase family 4 protein has translation MILDAEFPPDPRVENEAISLVNNGHEVFLFCLTYNNENRPEIINEIQVKRYLSNNLEYKLSALAYTIPLYTFFMQKKIENFIKVHDIEAVHIHDIRIAQAVFNVNKKYKLPVVLDLHENRPEIMKFYPHLLKFPGKHVISPKKWKKKEEGFIKAANKVIVVTTEAKNEILKRVTVNENKIVEVPNTVRKDFYNNPKVFSEIVNEYSNKFVLLYIGDTGIRRGLKTAIKSIAILKDKIENIKLVIVGKNSTDFILKELVKGLQIENYVDFLGWKNQDLFQSYIVSSDICISPLYRNLHHDTTYANKIFQYMSLGKPLLVSNAIAQKTIIEKVNSGLIHKEKDVDDFSDKVLTLYNSSELRTELGKNGENFIKNEFCWEKTSKKLIDLYNNLQT, from the coding sequence ATGATACTTGATGCTGAGTTTCCACCAGATCCAAGAGTGGAAAATGAAGCTATTTCTTTAGTGAATAATGGGCATGAAGTTTTTCTTTTTTGTTTAACTTATAATAATGAAAATCGACCTGAGATTATAAATGAAATTCAAGTTAAAAGGTATCTATCAAATAACTTAGAATATAAACTCTCTGCTTTAGCATATACAATTCCTTTGTATACTTTTTTTATGCAAAAAAAGATTGAAAATTTTATAAAGGTTCATGATATTGAAGCAGTACATATACATGATATTAGAATTGCTCAAGCAGTATTTAATGTAAATAAAAAATATAAACTTCCCGTTGTGTTAGATTTGCATGAAAATAGACCAGAAATCATGAAGTTTTATCCTCATTTATTAAAATTTCCTGGAAAACATGTTATATCACCAAAAAAATGGAAGAAAAAAGAAGAGGGTTTTATTAAAGCAGCAAACAAAGTTATTGTAGTTACAACTGAAGCAAAAAATGAAATTTTAAAAAGAGTAACTGTTAATGAAAATAAGATAGTTGAAGTCCCTAATACAGTGCGAAAGGATTTTTATAATAATCCAAAGGTTTTTTCTGAAATTGTAAATGAATATTCAAATAAGTTTGTATTGCTTTATATTGGAGATACTGGTATTAGAAGAGGTTTAAAAACGGCAATAAAATCAATAGCTATATTAAAGGATAAAATAGAAAATATAAAATTAGTAATTGTAGGGAAAAACTCTACGGATTTCATTTTAAAAGAGTTAGTAAAAGGTTTACAGATTGAAAACTATGTTGATTTTTTAGGGTGGAAAAACCAAGATTTATTCCAATCTTATATAGTATCTAGTGATATTTGTATTTCTCCTTTGTATAGAAATTTACATCACGATACTACGTATGCAAACAAAATTTTTCAATACATGAGTTTAGGGAAACCTCTCTTGGTAAGTAATGCAATTGCACAAAAAACAATAATTGAAAAAGTAAATTCAGGTTTAATTCATAAAGAAAAAGATGTTGATGATTTTTCTGACAAAGTACTAACACTTTATAATAGTTCTGAATTAAGAACTGAATTAGGGAAAAACGGTGAAAACTTCATTAAGAATGAGTTTTGCTGGGAGAAAACATCAAAAAAATTAATAGATTTATATAATAATTTACAAACTTGA
- a CDS encoding YfhO family protein — protein MHLKISNKVIPYIIAIAVFALASIIYFHPVLKGQKLNQSDITQFRGMVKEINDFRADKNTEPYWTGASFSGMPSYQVSAYYPNDFVRVIDRTLRFLPRPADYTFLYFLSFFVLMLALKVKWRLAILGALSFGFSTYLIIIFGAGHNAKAHAIAYMPLVLAGVLWVFQKRYILGFVITGLAMTLEIYTNHPQMTYYLGFCLIILGIVEFINAIKEKGIPVFLKQCIIIIAAVLLGIGANSSRLMAMKEYGDYSTRGKSELTINPDGSEKEASVGLDKAYITEYSYAKLETFNLFIPRFMGGGTVEKLDKNSNFYKLIESKAGKKVADDYSKQALTYWGDQTIIEAPAYIGAVIFLLFFLGIFLVKGKLKQWLLAATVFSILMSWGRNFEFLTNFFIDYVPLYNKFRAVSSIQVIAELCVPLLGVLALKEFFSATVSSGEKQEALKKAVYVFGGLIIVGFLLAHGFSTFEGLRDSQYTQLPGLTDAIVSDRKSMLLKDSLRSLVLGLLTVSILWMFLKDKLKQGMVILIIAVFVLFDLISVDKKYVNEDDFKASRKIDKPFTASNADKLILEDKSHFRVGNFTVNPMNDGSTSYFHQSIGGYHAAKMMRYQELFDYQIAKNNMQVLNMLNTKYFIVGNDKGEKQAQLNPDVNGNAWFVEQVKVVNSANDEIQALDSLNTKKVAVFQKPSKKQEALKFPTEIDSTAIIALLNYDVTSLTYQSKTEKEQFAVFSEIYYKDGWNGYVDGKLTPHFRVNYVLRGMIVPEGKHTIEFKFEPKVIKQGKIISLSSYFLLLLIPIGWFFYENKKKK, from the coding sequence ATTCACTTGAAAATTTCTAATAAAGTTATACCTTATATTATAGCTATAGCAGTTTTTGCTTTGGCTTCAATTATATATTTTCATCCTGTTTTAAAAGGACAAAAATTAAATCAATCTGATATCACTCAATTTAGAGGAATGGTAAAAGAGATAAATGATTTTAGAGCGGATAAAAACACAGAACCTTATTGGACAGGAGCTTCATTTAGCGGAATGCCTTCTTATCAAGTAAGTGCTTATTATCCAAATGATTTTGTTAGAGTTATAGACAGAACTTTACGTTTTTTACCAAGACCCGCAGATTATACTTTTCTTTACTTTTTAAGCTTTTTTGTATTAATGTTGGCTTTAAAAGTTAAATGGAGACTCGCTATTTTAGGCGCACTATCTTTTGGTTTTTCCACTTATTTAATTATCATTTTTGGAGCAGGACATAACGCGAAAGCACACGCTATTGCATATATGCCTTTGGTTTTAGCAGGGGTTTTATGGGTTTTTCAAAAACGTTACATTCTTGGTTTTGTAATTACAGGTTTGGCAATGACTTTGGAGATTTATACAAATCATCCTCAGATGACTTATTATCTTGGGTTTTGTTTAATTATTTTAGGAATTGTGGAGTTTATAAATGCAATTAAGGAAAAGGGAATTCCAGTTTTTTTAAAACAATGTATTATAATTATTGCTGCCGTTTTATTAGGTATTGGGGCAAATTCTTCACGCTTAATGGCAATGAAAGAATATGGTGATTATAGCACAAGAGGAAAATCTGAACTAACAATAAACCCTGATGGGAGTGAAAAAGAAGCTTCTGTAGGGTTAGATAAAGCATATATTACAGAGTATAGTTATGCGAAATTAGAAACTTTTAATTTGTTTATTCCACGTTTTATGGGTGGAGGAACCGTTGAGAAGTTGGATAAAAACTCTAATTTTTATAAATTAATTGAATCTAAAGCAGGTAAAAAAGTTGCAGATGATTATTCTAAACAAGCTTTAACCTACTGGGGAGATCAAACTATAATTGAGGCCCCTGCTTATATTGGGGCTGTTATTTTCTTGCTTTTTTTCTTAGGAATTTTCTTGGTAAAAGGGAAGTTAAAACAGTGGTTATTGGCAGCAACAGTTTTTTCAATTTTAATGAGTTGGGGAAGAAATTTTGAATTTTTAACCAATTTTTTTATTGATTATGTTCCCTTATATAACAAATTTAGAGCCGTTTCATCAATACAAGTAATTGCAGAATTATGTGTGCCTTTGCTAGGCGTTTTAGCTTTAAAAGAATTCTTCTCTGCTACTGTTTCTTCAGGAGAAAAACAAGAAGCATTAAAGAAAGCAGTTTATGTATTTGGAGGATTAATTATTGTAGGATTTTTATTAGCACATGGTTTTTCAACTTTTGAAGGTTTAAGAGATTCACAATACACTCAATTACCAGGTTTAACAGATGCAATTGTTTCAGATAGAAAATCGATGCTGCTAAAAGATTCTTTACGCTCTTTAGTTTTAGGATTACTTACAGTTAGCATTTTATGGATGTTCTTAAAAGATAAATTAAAGCAAGGAATGGTTATTTTAATAATTGCTGTTTTTGTTTTGTTTGATTTAATTTCTGTAGATAAAAAATACGTAAATGAAGATGATTTTAAAGCATCTAGAAAAATAGATAAACCTTTTACAGCTTCAAATGCCGATAAATTAATTTTAGAAGATAAATCGCATTTTAGAGTGGGGAATTTTACTGTAAACCCTATGAATGATGGCAGTACTTCTTATTTTCATCAATCTATTGGTGGTTATCATGCAGCAAAAATGATGCGATATCAAGAATTATTTGATTATCAAATTGCAAAAAATAACATGCAAGTTTTAAACATGTTAAATACTAAATATTTTATTGTTGGTAATGATAAAGGAGAGAAACAAGCACAATTAAACCCGGATGTAAATGGAAATGCTTGGTTTGTAGAGCAAGTGAAAGTTGTAAATTCTGCGAATGATGAAATACAAGCTTTAGATTCTTTGAATACAAAGAAAGTTGCCGTTTTTCAAAAACCTTCGAAAAAACAAGAAGCGTTAAAATTCCCAACAGAAATTGATTCCACAGCAATAATAGCACTTCTAAATTATGACGTTACTTCATTAACGTATCAATCAAAAACTGAAAAAGAACAATTTGCAGTGTTTTCTGAAATTTATTATAAAGATGGTTGGAATGGGTATGTGGATGGAAAATTAACACCACATTTTAGAGTAAATTATGTTTTAAGAGGAATGATTGTTCCTGAAGGAAAACATACAATTGAATTTAAATTTGAGCCAAAAGTAATTAAGCAGGGTAAAATAATTTCCCTTTCTTCATATTTCCTTTTATTACTCATTCCAATTGGATGGTTTTTTTATGAAAATAAAAAGAAAAAATGA
- a CDS encoding DUF4834 family protein, with translation MGLLRTIFFIILFYYAFKFLARLFAPYLIKKAAETIKKKAEQQYGRQQQEQPKSTVEKGKTVIDKKPSSQQQGKNSVGEYVDFEEVD, from the coding sequence ATGGGTTTACTAAGAACTATATTTTTCATCATTCTTTTTTACTATGCTTTTAAGTTTTTAGCACGATTATTTGCGCCTTATTTAATTAAGAAAGCGGCAGAAACAATTAAAAAGAAAGCTGAACAGCAATATGGAAGGCAACAACAAGAACAACCAAAAAGTACTGTTGAAAAAGGAAAAACAGTAATTGATAAAAAACCAAGTAGTCAACAACAAGGTAAAAACTCTGTTGGAGAATATGTTGATTTTGAAGAAGTTGACTAA
- a CDS encoding transporter, whose product MQAQYTDVINSNKPGFSESPYSVGVGVYQFESNFFYRNTSIEPTFSKPQSFGADIFFRTSLFLEKLELNTQLTYQNDKVAFKNVFTSHYFTSGISKFSIGAKYLVFQKEYEDKTKEIRSWKKRFAFDKKRLIPSVAVYLGLNTDFINDIHKTGSITPKVGVLLQNDLSNKFNIITNFYYDKFGSDFSEFSSIITATHNFSGRWSAFLEYQTVFQKYQNNTNIGTGLAYLFSRNFQINTSGRMLLEGEAKGFYAGLGISYRINRHEDPYIDLNKTNPALKNTPITRYNNRKNGFFNRIFSIFKRKESKKTTRERPRRSRKKTSTKNKKRGFLGLFGKKKKKKETELEKLEREIKELEEEMEKDDN is encoded by the coding sequence ATGCAAGCACAATACACTGATGTGATCAATTCAAATAAACCAGGTTTTTCTGAAAGCCCTTATAGTGTTGGCGTAGGAGTTTATCAATTTGAAAGTAACTTTTTTTATAGAAATACAAGCATAGAACCTACATTTTCTAAACCACAATCTTTTGGAGCAGATATTTTTTTTAGAACTAGTTTATTTCTTGAAAAATTAGAATTAAATACACAACTAACCTATCAAAATGATAAAGTAGCTTTTAAAAATGTTTTTACTTCTCATTATTTTACTTCAGGAATCAGTAAATTTTCTATAGGCGCAAAATATTTAGTTTTTCAAAAAGAATATGAAGATAAAACGAAAGAAATTAGAAGTTGGAAAAAGAGGTTTGCTTTTGATAAAAAAAGATTAATTCCCTCTGTTGCTGTTTACCTTGGTCTGAATACCGATTTTATAAATGATATTCATAAAACAGGAAGTATAACTCCTAAGGTAGGTGTTTTGCTTCAGAATGATTTAAGTAATAAGTTTAACATTATTACAAATTTTTATTACGATAAATTTGGATCTGATTTTTCAGAATTTTCTTCTATAATTACTGCTACACACAATTTTAGTGGCAGATGGTCTGCCTTTTTAGAATATCAAACTGTTTTTCAAAAATATCAAAACAACACAAATATAGGCACTGGTTTAGCGTATTTATTTAGTAGAAATTTTCAAATAAATACTTCTGGAAGAATGCTTCTTGAAGGTGAAGCAAAGGGATTTTATGCTGGTTTAGGTATTTCTTACAGAATTAATAGACATGAAGATCCTTATATTGATTTAAATAAAACCAATCCCGCACTAAAAAACACTCCAATTACAAGGTATAACAACCGTAAAAATGGTTTTTTCAATAGAATTTTTAGCATTTTTAAAAGAAAAGAAAGTAAAAAAACAACTAGAGAAAGACCACGTAGAAGTAGAAAAAAGACATCAACCAAAAATAAAAAAAGAGGATTTTTAGGTCTATTTGGAAAGAAAAAAAAGAAAAAAGAAACCGAACTCGAAAAGCTTGAAAGAGAAATTAAAGAGCTAGAAGAAGAGATGGAAAAAGATGACAATTAG
- a CDS encoding GTP cyclohydrolase, giving the protein MITLKKITTKKEMKEFVLFPFSLYKDNKYWVPPIIKDEVDNFDPEKNPVFENAEAQFFVAIRNNKIVGRVVAIINWFEVEKQQIKKMRFGWFDVIEDIDVTKVLLNKVKEIGLKNNLEYIEGPVGFNNLDKTGVLTDGFDHLGTMITWYNHPYYKEHLEQLGFVKEKEYLENKFKFSKVDGVYFDRISSIIKRRFKLKALDFTKTKDIMPYIDEMFEVFDAAYSKLSTFVPISDSQIAFFKKKYISFINPEYIKFVVDENNKLVAFAIVMPSFSEALQKAKGKLFPFGLFHLLKARKHAKDVTFYLIGVHPDYQNKGVHAIIFDQYTKTFAPLGIDNCIRTPELEDNEAINKLWENFDPVTHKRRRTYRKSLL; this is encoded by the coding sequence ATGATTACACTTAAAAAAATTACTACTAAAAAGGAAATGAAAGAATTTGTTCTTTTTCCTTTTTCATTATATAAAGACAATAAATACTGGGTTCCTCCAATTATAAAAGACGAGGTAGATAATTTTGACCCAGAAAAAAACCCTGTATTTGAGAATGCTGAAGCGCAGTTTTTTGTAGCAATTAGAAACAATAAAATTGTTGGTAGAGTTGTTGCTATTATAAATTGGTTTGAAGTTGAAAAGCAACAAATTAAAAAAATGCGTTTTGGTTGGTTTGATGTTATAGAAGACATTGATGTTACCAAGGTTCTTTTAAATAAAGTAAAAGAAATTGGGCTTAAAAATAATCTTGAATATATTGAAGGGCCAGTTGGATTTAACAACCTTGATAAAACAGGTGTTTTAACTGATGGTTTTGATCATTTAGGAACTATGATAACTTGGTATAATCATCCCTATTACAAAGAACATTTAGAGCAATTAGGTTTTGTAAAAGAGAAGGAATATTTAGAAAATAAATTTAAGTTTAGTAAAGTTGATGGTGTTTATTTTGATAGAATAAGTAGCATCATTAAAAGACGTTTTAAACTAAAAGCATTAGATTTCACAAAGACAAAAGACATAATGCCTTATATAGATGAAATGTTTGAAGTTTTTGATGCAGCATATTCTAAACTATCTACTTTTGTTCCTATTTCTGATTCTCAAATAGCATTTTTTAAAAAGAAATACATTTCATTTATCAATCCAGAATATATAAAATTTGTGGTTGATGAAAATAATAAATTAGTTGCTTTTGCTATTGTAATGCCTTCTTTTTCTGAAGCTTTACAGAAAGCAAAAGGAAAGTTATTTCCTTTTGGATTATTTCATTTATTAAAAGCCAGAAAACACGCAAAAGATGTTACTTTTTATCTAATTGGTGTACATCCAGATTATCAAAACAAAGGGGTACATGCAATTATTTTTGATCAATACACAAAAACATTTGCTCCTTTAGGAATAGATAATTGTATTAGAACTCCTGAGTTAGAAGACAATGAAGCTATAAATAAATTATGGGAAAACTTTGATCCTGTAACCCATAAGAGAAGAAGAACGTATAGAAAAAGTCTTCTGTAA
- a CDS encoding 16S rRNA (uracil(1498)-N(3))-methyltransferase: MQLFYNSEITVETSQIIFDKIESKHIVRVLRKNENDILKITNGKGFLFDAKIIIASDKKCIADIISSEEKPKPWNYYLHIAIAPTKLNDRMEWFLEKATEIGIDEITPIICSNSERRIVKLERFEKIIQSAMKQSLKFTLPKLNEPVKFNDFIKQDFEGNVCIAHCEEQDKNLLKDVVNLSEKTTILIGPEGDFSMEEIKKCLEKNCTPISLGESRLRTETAALVAVNTVSIINQ; encoded by the coding sequence ATGCAACTATTTTATAATTCAGAAATTACGGTAGAAACTTCTCAAATTATTTTTGATAAAATTGAGAGTAAACATATTGTTCGTGTTTTACGTAAGAATGAAAATGATATTCTTAAAATAACAAACGGAAAAGGTTTTTTGTTTGATGCAAAAATTATTATTGCGAGTGATAAAAAATGTATTGCAGACATTATTTCGTCTGAAGAAAAACCAAAACCTTGGAACTACTATTTACACATTGCAATTGCTCCTACAAAATTAAATGATAGAATGGAATGGTTTTTAGAAAAAGCCACAGAAATTGGTATTGATGAAATTACACCAATTATTTGCTCTAATTCAGAAAGGCGTATTGTAAAACTAGAACGTTTTGAGAAGATTATTCAATCTGCAATGAAGCAATCTTTAAAATTTACATTGCCAAAACTAAATGAACCTGTAAAGTTTAATGACTTCATAAAACAAGATTTTGAAGGAAACGTTTGTATTGCTCATTGTGAAGAACAAGATAAAAATCTATTAAAAGATGTTGTTAATCTATCAGAAAAAACAACAATTCTTATTGGTCCCGAGGGTGATTTTTCTATGGAAGAAATTAAAAAATGTTTAGAAAAAAATTGTACTCCAATTTCATTAGGAGAAAGTAGATTAAGAACAGAAACGGCTGCTTTGGTTGCAGTGAATACTGTTTCAATTATTAATCAGTAA
- a CDS encoding DUF4159 domain-containing protein — protein MKQLLFLFFCSLFINISAQDVAILKYNGGGDWYSNPTAIPNLIAFANETIKTNITTNPQTVAVASEDLFNYPLLFMSGHGNVYFSDEEAENLKNYLISGGFLHISDNYGLDKFIRRELKKVFPNLELQEIPSNHPIFNQTFKFKNGIPKIHEHDKKPAQGFGLFYEGRLVVFYDYETDLSDGWEDEIIHNNPKSVREKALKMGANIIEYAFRN, from the coding sequence ATGAAGCAACTTTTATTTCTTTTTTTTTGTAGTTTATTTATAAATATTTCAGCCCAAGATGTTGCTATATTAAAATATAATGGTGGTGGAGATTGGTATTCTAACCCAACTGCGATTCCTAATTTAATTGCCTTTGCAAATGAAACAATTAAAACAAATATTACTACAAATCCACAAACAGTAGCAGTTGCTAGCGAAGATCTTTTTAACTACCCACTGTTATTTATGAGCGGTCATGGAAATGTATATTTTTCTGATGAGGAAGCAGAAAACTTAAAAAATTACTTAATTTCTGGAGGTTTTTTACATATTTCTGATAATTATGGATTGGATAAATTCATTAGAAGAGAACTAAAAAAAGTTTTCCCAAATCTAGAATTACAAGAAATACCAAGCAATCATCCTATTTTTAATCAAACGTTTAAATTTAAAAACGGAATTCCTAAAATTCATGAACATGATAAAAAACCTGCGCAAGGTTTTGGTTTATTTTACGAAGGAAGATTGGTTGTGTTTTACGATTATGAAACCGATTTAAGTGATGGTTGGGAAGATGAAATTATACATAACAACCCAAAAAGTGTGAGAGAAAAAGCATTAAAAATGGGCGCAAATATTATTGAATATGCTTTTAGAAACTAG
- a CDS encoding bile acid:sodium symporter family protein — translation MLLETSPNINIDDIKINFDTQGLWILNIAIAIIMFGVALGISIDDFKRLFKKPKIVFVGVLSQFFLLPAATFLIILLIKPHPSFALGMMMIAACPGGNVSNFFSKMAGGNAALSVSLTAFATLICIVMTPFNLQFWGSLYEPTNEILKTVELNPMDLFKLVSLILGIPLFFGMLIKHYHSKMADKIEKVLKPLSMLVFIALIFIAFSQNLDVFVNHIHHVVFLVIFHNIFAYILGYLTAKSFGLNKQDTKTISMETGIQNGGLGLLLIFGFFGGLGGMALLAAFWGIWDVFSGLLLATYWGRKTKKEAII, via the coding sequence ATGCTTTTAGAAACTAGCCCAAATATAAATATTGATGATATCAAAATAAACTTTGATACGCAAGGTTTATGGATTTTAAATATTGCCATCGCAATTATTATGTTTGGCGTTGCTTTAGGTATTTCTATAGATGATTTTAAACGACTTTTTAAAAAGCCTAAAATAGTTTTTGTGGGCGTTTTATCACAATTTTTCTTATTACCAGCAGCAACTTTTTTAATCATTTTATTAATTAAACCTCATCCTAGTTTCGCTTTAGGAATGATGATGATTGCAGCTTGCCCAGGAGGAAATGTATCTAACTTTTTTAGTAAAATGGCAGGAGGAAATGCCGCTTTATCTGTAAGTCTTACAGCATTTGCAACTTTAATATGTATTGTTATGACTCCTTTTAATTTACAATTTTGGGGGAGTTTATATGAACCAACAAACGAAATTTTAAAAACGGTTGAGCTAAACCCTATGGATTTATTTAAGTTGGTTTCTCTTATTTTAGGTATTCCTTTATTCTTTGGAATGCTGATAAAACATTATCATTCTAAAATGGCCGATAAAATAGAAAAAGTATTAAAACCATTATCAATGCTAGTTTTTATAGCATTAATTTTTATTGCTTTTTCTCAAAATTTAGATGTTTTTGTAAATCATATTCATCACGTGGTTTTCTTGGTGATTTTTCATAATATTTTTGCGTATATTTTAGGCTATTTAACAGCAAAAAGTTTTGGTTTAAATAAACAAGACACAAAAACAATTTCTATGGAAACTGGAATTCAGAATGGTGGGCTGGGTTTATTATTAATTTTCGGGTTCTTTGGTGGCTTAGGAGGAATGGCATTACTAGCTGCTTTTTGGGGGATTTGGGATGTTTTTTCTGGCTTATTACTAGCTACTTATTGGGGAAGAAAAACTAAAAAAGAAGCAATCATTTGA
- a CDS encoding lysophospholipid acyltransferase family protein, with translation MIKTGLFFYSKRIKVIGSENIPKKGAVLFAVNHPNGLIDPLIVTTNIFRKNHYLVRAAAFKNPIVKKILSSLNLMPIYRIRDGASQLGKNKEIFENCFEIFNKGETLMIFPEGSHNIKRTIRPLSKGFTRIVFGALDKYPDLKITVIPVGITYQNASSYPTKVVVNFGTPILSEEFYNKEEVNSSINSLKTEVSNQLKKLSVHIPDDENYNTSLSKLNDAQVDFTNIDEVNKMIISGNYPEKKNSRKDFLKPLYFLILINSIFPYLIWKKASKGVDEIEFIDTFKFGMNIVTFPLFYGLQTWLISHFFNKEIAFCYLIISLLTILIYSKFSVTNTAIS, from the coding sequence ATGATTAAAACTGGCTTGTTCTTTTATTCTAAAAGAATTAAAGTCATTGGTAGTGAAAATATACCTAAAAAGGGTGCTGTATTATTTGCTGTAAATCATCCAAATGGATTAATAGATCCTTTAATTGTTACCACTAACATCTTTAGAAAAAATCATTATTTGGTAAGAGCCGCTGCTTTTAAAAATCCAATTGTAAAGAAAATTTTAAGTTCTTTAAATTTAATGCCAATCTATAGAATTAGAGATGGTGCAAGCCAGTTAGGAAAAAATAAAGAAATCTTTGAAAACTGTTTTGAAATCTTTAACAAAGGAGAGACTTTAATGATTTTCCCTGAAGGAAGCCATAATATAAAACGTACAATTAGACCTTTAAGTAAAGGTTTTACAAGAATTGTATTTGGTGCTTTAGATAAATATCCAGATTTAAAAATAACTGTAATTCCTGTTGGAATTACATATCAAAATGCATCCTCTTATCCTACAAAAGTAGTTGTGAATTTTGGAACACCCATTTTATCTGAAGAGTTTTACAATAAAGAAGAAGTAAATTCATCTATAAATAGTTTAAAAACAGAAGTTAGTAATCAACTTAAAAAATTAAGTGTTCATATTCCTGATGATGAAAATTACAACACTAGTTTATCTAAATTAAATGATGCTCAAGTAGATTTTACCAATATTGATGAAGTTAATAAAATGATTATTTCTGGTAATTATCCGGAGAAAAAAAACAGTAGAAAAGACTTTTTAAAACCTTTATATTTTTTAATACTTATCAATAGTATTTTCCCTTATCTGATTTGGAAAAAAGCATCAAAAGGAGTTGATGAAATTGAATTTATTGACACCTTTAAATTTGGAATGAACATAGTAACTTTTCCTTTATTTTATGGTTTACAAACTTGGTTGATATCTCATTTTTTTAATAAAGAAATCGCTTTTTGTTATTTAATTATTTCTTTGCTTACAATTCTTATCTATTCTAAGTTTTCCGTAACAAATACAGCTATTTCATAA